GACAgccaaccggatttcaactccgCTTGTCATCCTGATCTTTTATATACCCATCCATACCTTtctcgattaattttaggtgatacgcaCAACCGTTAGGCGAATTATTATACTCTGGAGAAACatgctgcaagagtataaaaatattcttgagACACTTCTTGTGCCCATTTTCGAagctttgtctttcattttagGTCACAATCTAACACAAATAATACTGTACTTTTTTTCTAGAAAAGCTATATTTCTGGGGTAGCTATATATGACCGTAGAAAGACCGTTAGGAGAGTAAACTACCATGGTATAAATGTTTCGTTTGTCGGAACACCTATTAATTGACAACAAAACGTGTAATGATATTAACGTACGGTTCATTTATAGTAAGGTGGTGTAATCTTGCTCTGATAGAATCGAGTTAACTCTAAATAATATCAGCGAGTACTTAGTATTAGTAATGTTTATAAATCATTTCGCTATTTTCAGGCACTGAAATTCGATTTGGAATGCGGATGGGACAATGCAGGTTGTCGTGAAACGTTCATTCTGCTAATCACAGCCTTACTAATGATCGTTTTCTGGATGTGACTGTTGAGATGCGCATTCAAAGTGTCGGCAGATTTTTACAAAACCTTAGAGAAGGTATACGGAGACAATCCGCTTTAAAGAGCAGTAAAGAGATATCAAAGTAAAAAGAGTTGAAGCGTAAAGAGGATGGAAAGTATGGAGAACAAGTGTGCTACCCGATGAAACCCAAAATAAAGTACAATTCCCGGACCTCAGCTGAAATTGGATTCGTAGAGTTTTTGTAGTTTAACCGATAATTGAATGTGCTggattaacttaaaaatttgtaattattatgAGCATATTTTAGTTtcaccatttttttaaataattttttgtctattattttggttaagaaaaaattgcgattatgaaaatttaaggCACTTAAGCATAAGTAATGCACTCATATACATGTATAGTATAATTGAATCGAAATTTACTCTCAGCTCTAATGGAATAAGTTTTGCAAGTTGTTTTTAACGTACCTAAGCTTCCCTGTTTTTATCGCCTCAGTTCATGCTAttgcttaaataattttaaaatcattatttctaaatgttttcgtatttaaaataaatatttaaacagaactatgtttgttttttcttttttcgtgataaatttcgtgaaagtgtcttacaaaaaaaaaacactaaagtAAACAACATGAGAAGAGCTGAGCTCTTGCCCAGCCACTAAACAAAAGCATGCTCACTCAATTTTATTCACCtttattttcgtaataaagtgaACAGGaagtttaaatatacaaatgtgaGTGAAGTAGCTTACAGAAAAATAATTCCTCTCATCTCCCTGACTGAATTAAATATCTTTTGTTTGATTTTAGGTATTACAAGGCACTGTTAGTTGAGCCAAAAGTTGTGAGAATATAAAATAGAACGATATAAGTAGAGTAGTTTTAAAGTAAAAGAAGTCTATATTAAATGataagaattttgtttttaaatgcaaTAATCGATTTCAGTTATCAGACATTGCCATCTGAAAACCCTGGCAGTGTGATACATACATAGAGGCTAGTTAAAGGAGCTCGTCACAATTTCTTCCACCTCTCGCTTATGCACTTTGCCAATGCCAGTTGCCGTGGTAGCTGCTTCAGACCGGCCAACGTATTTTAGCTGGAAAGAAGTTAACCAGTAATTGTAGTTAGAAAATCGTTATGGCGAATTCGTGTATCTCGCGAAAATGTGCGTGTTTGTACCTGTTTGCCGATCAAATACTCAAAACGTGGGCGTACAAAACTCCAAGCGCCCATATTGCGGTGTTCTTCCTGACTCCAAACAAACGCTGTACTCATGAAAATAGAACATAGGAAGTAATTGAGTGAAAATGTCGCTGTTTGTTGGGAGTTTACATACTCGTTGCCTGTGCGTATTTAGCTATCTCTTGTTGTAGTTCATAGGCTGGAAAGGGGCATAATGACTCGAGACGTATGAGGGCGGTATCGGTGATTCCTCTCTTTTGGCGCTCCTCATCTAGCACAAAGAAATGTTTGCCCGAACAGACTATGACTTTACGAACTTGGTCGGCAACAACAGTTGGGTCACCTGAGGAATACAattcaaatgtgaaaatgtagTGCTACATTGTTCTCTAATGAATTATCTGAACTCCACccaaagtaatatttatttattatcgcCTAGTATATTGTTAATTAAGTTTTCTAAGTCCCGCAAGCAAGAATAACTCACCCAGCACATTGTGGAAGTGTGTGCCCGGCTGGAAGTCAATATATGTTGATGTGGCAGCCGGATGACGTAACATTATTTTCGGGGCGACCACAACGAGAGGTTTGCGGAAATTGCGCAGCAATTGGCGGCGTAACAGATGGAAATACTGAGCCGAAGTGGTGGGATTAACAACGTTCACATTTACATTGTCACCATCGGGTGCGGTTTCTTTGGAGTCACACAGCTGCAGAAAGCGTTCAATGCGACAGGAACTATGCTCGGATGCGGCGCCATCGTAGCCATGTGGCAGCAACATCACCAAGCCATTTGAGTCCATCCACTTGGCTGTAAAGTTACAACGTGCATAACAAGAACTGTTAGTGAGCCGTCGCAGTGTTAGGCATACATTTATTATGCAGTCAATGCAAACTTACTCTCCCCTGTTATTATATAATTGTCGATCATTATTTGTGCGCCGTTCGCGAAATCGCCGAATTGAGCTTcccaaataattaacttttgcGGATCGTCTATGGCCATTCCGTACTCATAGCCTAACACCGCCTCCTCGGAAAGTATGCTGTGTGCAATTTCTAGTTTGCCGCCGTTACCACCTTTCAGGCTATTCAATGGTATAAACATTTCATTGGTCTTTTGATCGACCAGCATTACATGTCGATGAGAGAAGGTTCCACGTCCAACATCTTCCCCGCTAATGCGTACATGATGGCCTTGATACATAAGGCTGCCGATCGCCAGGGCTTCCGCTGTGGACCAATCGATTTTTTCGCCGCTATCCAATTTCTTTCGTCGGCCCTCAATATGGGTTTTCAACAGATGCGGATGAACGTTCTTAAACATGACGTTGCACTTTTAGTTTAgtaaactttaattattttaataaggAACTTACGAAATCTTTTGGGTGAGAAACACTCTGATGGCCAATATAGTTAAGTAGTTGATAGTCAAGACCCGTGTCCCAGATGGTGAGTTTATCTGTTGCACTTGTTAAACCAGTCCATTGTTTCTTAAAGTAATTTGCCTCGGGCTTATAACTTTCTGATATAGCCAATTCGGAATCTAAATAATTCCAGTAATCAGAACGCATCGATTTGGCCTGTTCAGAGTTGAGCACTCCATCCTCTAttaatttttccacatacaAATCAGGTACGGATCTATGATATGAAACGGAATAGTGCTTAGTAGAATTATTGTGTTAACATTTTGAGTACTTTTAACAAACCGACTTGCGATTGTGAATGATCTGGTAAACTTGTGGATTCGTAAAGGTTGGATCGTCCATTTCATTATGTCCCCAACGACGAAAGCAATTCATATCAATGAATATATCTTTGCGGAAATCCCTTTGATATTCCATTGCCAATTGTGTAACCAAAGCGACTATTTCGGGATTGTCACCATTCACATGTAAAACGGGAGCTTGAATGGTTTTGGCCAAATCCGAAGCGTAGTCGGTGGATCGACCTCGGTCGCCGGGTGTTGTAAAGCCAATCTgattgttcacaatcaaatgtatgCTGCCACCCACCTCAAAGTGTGGCACATAGGCCATATTCAAACATTCCTGATTAACACCTTGACCAGCAAATGCGGCGTCACCATGAATGAGGACATTGAGTACTGTAGTACCAAAGGGTTTTGTATGATCATCACTGAATGCACCATCacgaatattttgttgtttggaGCGGGTTTTGCCCATAGCCACAGGGTTTGCTGCCTAATGGGGAGGTGagagagaaaaatttaaaagtttcgaGGATAAAATTAGGGGATTTCCACTCACTTCCAAATGCGATGGGTTTCTTATTACACTCATATGTATCTTCTTGCCTTCCACCTCCAGGTCTTCGGAAGTATCTAGGTATGAaaacaacaagtacaacaacaGGTTTAgcgttaaaataattttaggaTTTGAGTAATTCAAAACGGTATCTCAAAAGACGACGTACGGAAATGACTTAAAGTATCAGACATAGCCGGTGCATCATCCGGAAACTCCGACTCGCCACTGAGCTTGTGGAAAATTTTTGCTGGTCGCATATTCAACATCGTCGTTTGGAGAGGCATACGTCCACGATGCGGCATTGCCACAACAATATCCCCAATGTCAGCTAATAGTAAAAACAAAGGTGAGTAAAGTGTGTAGAGAAAGGTCAGAACATATTTGAGGCGTTGGAAACACATTTGCTCtaattttaacatacatacctTGTGCAGCGCTACGCAATAATTGCCAATAGAAGGCCAGTAGACTTTCGGCACCTTCTCCACCATAACGTTTAACACTTGCAAATCGAATCGCCATAAAATTATCCCACGTTTGCGATTTAACCAGCAGTTCGGCAATCTGACGACGCGCATCCTCTGAGAAACTGAAACTCGGTTGCTGCTGCTGATATCCTAAAGCGAGCTGTTCAAAATGCCGCGATAGCCATTCGCGCTCCTCCAGGTTCTATTACAATTACCATAAATTAGCAAGGGTTGTcaaaatatgtgtaaatggTCGAGTAGAGTTTTGAATAGGCAACTAATAGATACGTTTATATGCGAGTATCAGCCGGAAAATATTACCTCAATGTAGTCGAATTCCGCACTGAGCGATGTGCCACAGTAAATGTTCTTCAACAACGTTGCCAATTCTATTACGGTTGCTGGGTTCCCTGTGACCATTTGCGGTAAATTTATTAAACCTTGCGACTGTACGGAGTTATCTAGAGCAAGCCCATAGAACTCAGGGTTCAGTTCATCGATGGTGGTGCTATGGATGtgatgtaatatatatataaatgtttatgttCCAAGTTAATGAAGAATGTCATGTCAAATGAGGATTATATGGATGTATATGTCTCTGTACCTATATAAAGGATATGAGAGAGTGTGTATGTTCGGGTACTTATGATAACAACCTCTGCTGGTCTCTGATGCTGATAGGGTTGATAGCTGCCAGTTTGTGGCCATGCTTGCGATAGGCCTCGATCCAACGATAAACATTGCCTTGGGCATTCCTCGACTGCAGCACTTCGTCAGACACTATCGATGGAAAATATTACACCATatgtaatcaaattttaaattattatgttGGTTTCAAATTGTTAGGAAAGAATtaagttatatttaaatttttgttaattatgttCCCAATCCCAACTTACTCTTCTCCAAACATCTTACTGTTTTTACTTTTGACTACATTCAAGTCTATCAGAAATCCGTGTCCGCTATCAATGTGAGactaaaatattcaacaaaaatcTCTCTACGGCTTTCGGATAGGTTATATTAGTAGGAACTGAGTTATGTACTTTTTCCTAATAGTTTGCTGTATACACATCTGTCTTGAATGGCTTCAAAAGAGCGTAAAGGAAATTGTCTGatctatattaaatattaaatttttatatattttactgtcTAATTTTGGAAAATGCTGAGTTTAGTTTTGAGAGTATATGCAGCGTTCTTAATTTAAGAGAAGAGAATAGGGGGCGCTGGATAATCTTATCAACCTTAAAAGAATATTAAAGAGAACTCTCACATAAATTGTGTATTCGAGTTTGATAAGCgaataaatacaaaacaacaaaaatgcgtGGGGTCTTGATAccataacaaaatatatactgGCTTTTACAGATTCTTTGGTATCGCGTTTGAGCAAAAAAGGAACTTCAACTGTTTGTGCACAAAACATAGAATTATATATGTTTATCTGCTGAACCACATCTATTAATACACAGCGAGATTAGCAACTGGAGGCTTATCAATCATGTAGAGATTTTATCACTAGAAGAATTATAACCGCATGAGCTGATTACTTGCGCAGAATAAAAGAATAGGAACTACGTATATTGTGTcgaatttataaaacatatttaatgcATTTTCTTGTTTGATCATTTTAGCTATTGTTTGGCTTGTAATTACCTCGAAAGACGCGCTTTGGCAGCGGCCTGTAACCATAGACACCCTTCTCACTTTGGTAGCCTCTGCGATGTACCTGCTGAAGGAGGAACGTTTGGGTATGGCGCGCAGCTGTAATTTGACGCAACATTTTCACTTTACTATGATTTAAtatcaattttactttttaacaaaTGTTGAAAATACTAATACACATATTTCACGAGCAATCTCCAGCGCAGACGATTCAATACTGATATGAGATGCGTTTCTACTATTTAGTAAAGCGTCTCCATTATCAGCAAACTATTTTCTTTTCTCATTGAATGCTTCAAAGTTCTCAGTGTGAAATGAGCGTgagccagagaacataaaggcatatgttttatgttctctggttgaGCACCGTCCGTCATTGAGTATAAGAGATTGTTCAAATAGTTTTTAGATCAACAAGTTCTCTTGagcattattattttcttaatcaactgcttaataaaataaataattttcacagtTTTGAGAGTTAGATGTTGGAAACCACTCAGAAAATGTTCAGGGAAGGCACAATCCTAACTCTAAGAAAATGTCTCCGGAATTTTTTGGAAGCGAATAAACTTTGTATTCTCAGCGATCCAATCTTTCGTTTAGTTGGGTTCAGGGCGCACATAAAGCTCAATCGAATCAAACAGTTCGTTAACTAAAcgaagaagaaaaaatgttaacttcggttgcccGGAAGCTATATATAAAAACTGTCGAGATAAGAACTTtatttcgatcggtcagtttgtacagcagctatatgttataatggtctaaaaaataatttggggTTTGTAGCGCTACTTTGGACAAAAATTCAATCGAACACCCAGGGTTAATGTGAACAATTTGTTGCGTGGTGGAATTCATTTCAGACTGGTCCTACGCAGGTTGAATGATTGGAATCACTAATTTTCTAATGTACTCTAAGGCAGCTCTCCGTACTCAAATGTCTTAAGGAGTACTCTTGGGATCAGTTCTTTAATAGTTGAaagtaattacaacaacaaagattTTTTTGAGTACCTCGCAGAGATTATTCGAAGTTACACAGTATTTGTGAACGAAACGCGCTTAGAAAACAAAccgtaataactttttttctgtgTGAGTAATcgacttactattttttttatttgccagattattatttaaatttgggATACCGAAAAGAGGGATTGGATAGGGCAGTGGTACCATGCTTTGCAGTCCTCATTTTCGTCCAAAGAGAAATCAGACGTGATTTTGGCGGCACTCTCCCGAGTAGATGTACCATTATGAGGTTGTTAAACCGAATCTGAAGGTATCGCAAGAAGACCGTACTATCGAGATCTGCATGATCATCATACATCATCATGAATCAAATCCCGAAATAATCCACGAAACGGATCTTCACCCAGAAATCGGTGTAACAGTAACTGGCAGTGGGCGCCGCATCTGCACACATAGCCAGAATGGGTATTGCGAGGCTTGagcaaaaatttgaattaatatcAACCCCATTTTTCGCTGGCACCCCATGTCACCTGACCTGACTGCAATAGATTTTTTATGGGGTTATGTCAAGCAAGAGGTGTACAAAACAAATCCTAGAAATCTGGCTGAATTGGGGCATTTCATTAAATTGATAATTGGACAATCTCGACTTCAACCTTTCAGGCCGCAATTAATAATTTGCTAATTCGGTGTCGGATATGCATGTCGGAGGTCAtctattttatgtatatatgtatgtatgtaaataaaaatgaatcgtcaaaatgtacatacatatgtacgctcataattcaataacgcctggaccaatttggccaattctttttcttaaatgttcgttgaagttcaaagatggtttttacggcgagaaaaattcgaataatttctgGAAGCCcccccttttcttttccccatacaaacgttatatacatacgtacatacatacatacatgtatgtacatatacaataaaaatgaatgtttgtttgttagtgacactaagagaacggttgaaccaatcttgaaaatgaaaggttgtttgttgtggatcgggacaggtttagaaacagaataccttatacttttaatgaggagaagtcggataattggacaattccaaaaagtaacattttccatacacatttttttcaatttttgtttgttttgtttttcaatattttgattcgtaaattatttgaattgttcaattttgatcgcttgcttttttattccggctatccaaacgaaaaattatttaaaattattcagtgaaaactttatgtgtgtttcacacaatgtggtcaattgcatattgaaatttgttacgaagccacgaagagctgatatcggtcggcgttctttttgccatcaacgtatggcagcccacgaaaaggcaagaagtactcccaaaatgagatgacatacgtgcggaagtATGGATCGCGGTCttattaaacaatagctgcgatgtttgatggtctttatcttgaagcaacctatggtatatatggtgctgttagatgctgaatgtattctgttgagtagtaAAAAAGATGTTTGCcgcagatcaaattgatgaaatcatttcagcggaaattcctgattcagagatagatccagaattatacgaagtggtgaaaaccaatatgattcatggaccttgcgaaccttacaatcccactttggtttgtatgtttgacaataaatgcacgaaacactactcatgtgcttttctttcggaaacgggaatgggaaatgatggatattaactgtatcggcgtcactcaccagacgacaatggcagaacatttagtatttagaggcgtgaatatcgacgttaacaacacatcgaagttgacaacaca
The sequence above is drawn from the Bactrocera tryoni isolate S06 chromosome 1, CSIRO_BtryS06_freeze2, whole genome shotgun sequence genome and encodes:
- the LOC120766298 gene encoding probable 2-oxoglutarate dehydrogenase E1 component DHKTD1 homolog, mitochondrial, which produces MLRQITAARHTQTFLLQQVHRRGYQSEKGVYGYRPLPKRVFRVSDEVLQSRNAQGNVYRWIEAYRKHGHKLAAINPISIRDQQSTTIDELNPEFYGLALDNSVQSQGLINLPQMVTGNPATVIELATLLKNIYCGTSLSAEFDYIENLEEREWLSRHFEQLALGYQQQQPSFSFSEDARRQIAELLVKSQTWDNFMAIRFASVKRYGGEGAESLLAFYWQLLRSAAQADIGDIVVAMPHRGRMPLQTTMLNMRPAKIFHKLSGESEFPDDAPAMSDTLSHFHTSEDLEVEGKKIHMSVIRNPSHLEAANPVAMGKTRSKQQNIRDGAFSDDHTKPFGTTVLNVLIHGDAAFAGQGVNQECLNMAYVPHFEVGGSIHLIVNNQIGFTTPGDRGRSTDYASDLAKTIQAPVLHVNGDNPEIVALVTQLAMEYQRDFRKDIFIDMNCFRRWGHNEMDDPTFTNPQVYQIIHNRKSVPDLYVEKLIEDGVLNSEQAKSMRSDYWNYLDSELAISESYKPEANYFKKQWTGLTSATDKLTIWDTGLDYQLLNYIGHQSVSHPKDFNVHPHLLKTHIEGRRKKLDSGEKIDWSTAEALAIGSLMYQGHHVRISGEDVGRGTFSHRHVMLVDQKTNEMFIPLNSLKGGNGGKLEIAHSILSEEAVLGYEYGMAIDDPQKLIIWEAQFGDFANGAQIMIDNYIITGETKWMDSNGLVMLLPHGYDGAASEHSSCRIERFLQLCDSKETAPDGDNVNVNVVNPTTSAQYFHLLRRQLLRNFRKPLVVVAPKIMLRHPAATSTYIDFQPGTHFHNVLGDPTVVADQVRKVIVCSGKHFFVLDEERQKRGITDTALIRLESLCPFPAYELQQEIAKYAQATTFVWSQEEHRNMGAWSFVRPRFEYLIGKQLKYVGRSEAATTATGIGKVHKREVEEIVTSSFN